In Candidatus Sulfurimonas marisnigri, a single genomic region encodes these proteins:
- the amrA gene encoding AmmeMemoRadiSam system protein A, translating to MLNSVVLRIAKSAILSELDNKYIFDEKSVLSKFPFLKKDAAAFVTLKYNNDLRGCIGSIVAHRTLYDDIVYNAISAGFSDPRFEHIHVDELSNISLEVSVLSEPTILEYKDFEDLCEKVKPKVDGLILKHRAYHGTFLPQVWEQLPTPKLFLEHLSMKAGATPYIYVDHPTIYRFSVDAIEANFDEILPL from the coding sequence ATGCTAAATTCTGTTGTTTTGAGAATTGCTAAGAGTGCAATACTTAGTGAGCTTGATAATAAGTATATATTTGATGAAAAGAGTGTTTTGAGTAAATTTCCATTTTTAAAAAAAGATGCAGCTGCATTTGTTACTCTAAAATATAATAACGATTTACGTGGCTGTATAGGTTCTATAGTTGCGCATCGTACACTTTATGATGATATTGTTTATAACGCCATCTCTGCAGGGTTCAGTGACCCCAGATTTGAACACATACATGTAGATGAACTCTCTAATATCTCGCTAGAAGTTTCTGTTTTAAGTGAACCTACAATTTTAGAGTATAAAGATTTTGAGGATTTATGTGAAAAGGTTAAGCCAAAGGTTGATGGACTTATTTTAAAACACCGTGCATACCACGGAACCTTTTTACCTCAAGTTTGGGAACAGCTTCCAACTCCTAAACTATTTTTAGAACATCTAAGTATGAAAGCCGGTGCAACTCCATATATATACGTTGACCATCCAACTATCTACAGATTCAGTGTTGATGCAATAGAAGCGAATTTCGATGAAATACTTCCGTTGTAG
- the purE gene encoding 5-(carboxyamino)imidazole ribonucleotide mutase has product MKFVSIVIGSKSDYEVMKSCSDTLEAFGVNYEMIISSAHRSPERTKEYIITAEKKGAQVFIAAAGMAAHLAGVLSSKTVKPIIGVPMSASALSGIDALLSTVQMPAGMPVATVAIGKAGAINSAYLAMQILALDNEELAVKLKEDRIAKAKKVEMDSMEIETIISL; this is encoded by the coding sequence ATGAAGTTTGTTTCAATTGTAATAGGTAGTAAAAGTGATTATGAGGTAATGAAATCATGTTCAGATACACTCGAGGCTTTTGGAGTAAATTATGAGATGATTATCTCTTCTGCTCACCGTTCACCAGAGAGAACTAAAGAGTATATAATTACAGCAGAGAAAAAAGGGGCGCAGGTATTCATTGCTGCGGCGGGTATGGCCGCACATTTGGCAGGTGTTTTGTCATCTAAAACAGTCAAACCTATTATTGGTGTGCCGATGAGTGCATCTGCCCTATCTGGTATTGATGCACTTCTTTCAACTGTTCAAATGCCAGCTGGAATGCCAGTTGCTACTGTAGCAATAGGAAAAGCCGGAGCTATTAATTCAGCTTATTTGGCAATGCAGATATTAGCACTAGACAATGAAGAGTTAGCAGTTAAGTTAAAAGAAGACAGAATCGCAAAAGCTAAAAAAGTTGAGATGGACTCTATGGAGATTGAAACTATTATATCTTTGTAG
- a CDS encoding DUF3972 domain-containing protein, which translates to MKWMSDEEYMELTGLDLSAIDELADRGKLTLKVEDGVRYIDPSKGSSEVVPAQLRELSARNTHDMLVQPQFVEKTIGTIINLHEKVLDAKDETLVAVRAENEFLREALGSLQELYDEDRKTIATLTEQLKLSQQEVEFMRRKYKLMWNKAIDEHTT; encoded by the coding sequence ATGAAGTGGATGAGTGATGAAGAGTATATGGAACTTACGGGGTTAGATCTTTCAGCTATTGATGAATTAGCAGATAGAGGAAAACTCACTCTAAAGGTAGAAGATGGGGTTAGATATATTGATCCATCTAAAGGTTCAAGTGAGGTAGTTCCAGCTCAACTAAGAGAACTCTCTGCTCGCAATACTCATGATATGTTAGTTCAGCCTCAGTTTGTTGAAAAAACAATCGGCACAATCATTAACCTTCATGAGAAAGTTCTTGATGCTAAAGATGAAACTCTTGTAGCCGTAAGAGCTGAAAATGAATTTTTAAGAGAAGCACTTGGGTCTTTACAAGAACTTTATGATGAAGACAGAAAAACTATAGCAACTTTAACTGAACAACTTAAGCTTTCACAGCAAGAAGTTGAGTTTATGAGAAGAAAATATAAACTTATGTGGAATAAAGCGATAGATGAACATACTACTTGA
- a CDS encoding damage-control phosphatase ARMT1 family protein: MNIEEECVGCIINQSARVAKAIKASESLASEMISTVEHMSKEFSFKDNPPEIASYVYEKLAEIANKTDLYDEVKELSTKKALSFIPLLKDRLLSSRNKLLIATKIAVAGNVIDLAAAVEFDLEDELNKIFDTNFAYNDFEILKEKLTTVKTVLVIGDNVGEHIFDYLFIETLKELYPHIEFSYMVRGNPIINDVTMKEAKEAGFDKLCELVDSGVNTPGFTYNRANSYSQKLFDSADLVISKGMGNYECMRPSHRQNICFLLKVKCSVVANSLGKEIGDIVCKVA, translated from the coding sequence ATGAATATAGAAGAAGAGTGTGTTGGCTGTATAATAAATCAAAGTGCTAGAGTTGCAAAAGCTATAAAAGCTTCTGAGTCTTTAGCAAGTGAGATGATTTCGACAGTTGAGCATATGAGTAAAGAGTTCTCGTTTAAAGATAATCCTCCAGAAATTGCCTCTTATGTTTATGAAAAACTCGCAGAAATTGCAAATAAAACTGATCTTTACGATGAGGTTAAAGAGCTCTCAACAAAAAAAGCACTTTCATTTATACCTCTGCTAAAAGATAGACTATTATCTTCAAGAAATAAGCTTTTAATTGCAACAAAAATAGCAGTAGCTGGAAATGTTATAGATTTAGCAGCTGCTGTAGAATTTGATTTAGAGGATGAACTAAATAAGATATTTGACACCAACTTCGCATATAATGACTTTGAGATACTGAAAGAAAAATTAACTACAGTAAAAACAGTTTTGGTTATTGGAGATAACGTGGGTGAACATATATTTGACTATTTGTTTATTGAAACTCTTAAAGAGTTATATCCACATATAGAATTTTCATATATGGTTAGAGGAAATCCGATTATTAATGATGTTACGATGAAAGAGGCAAAAGAAGCTGGGTTCGATAAACTTTGTGAGCTGGTAGACAGTGGAGTGAATACACCAGGATTTACATATAATCGTGCTAACTCCTACTCTCAGAAACTTTTTGACAGTGCAGACCTAGTTATCTCAAAAGGGATGGGTAATTATGAGTGTATGAGGCCATCCCATAGACAAAATATCTGCTTTTTACTTAAAGTAAAATGTAGTGTTGTCGCTAACTCTTTAGGTAAAGAGATTGGTGATATTGTTTGTAAAGTGGCATAA
- a CDS encoding AAA family ATPase, with protein MSDTLIGQIDKILFEDEGFFIAVLKSGEKVSGSYYESEVSHIKGSAITLKGYWEEHKKYGKTFKFESIKVNQNQLFFFLNKIVKGFTKQLSAELIEHFGNEKLIEILDNDIEKLLEFNGIKEKRLKKIQESWKKFRSMRKLGEFLSPYDVSQALLITISTAMKDVDEPCTKIKNNPYILTSINSIGFKRADELALKMGVTPENDNRISSAMDYVLMNYCEQQGNSCVAKDILFAGLNELLGFSDKNHLYEVALIERVSEQSIVIMKNSRVSPARLYDSEKYLYDTFKERAKKDSGGLVGNLDEFLKESELQLGEQQKEAVQKINEGASLLFLVGYAGTGKSTTSKTILDLLNTRYDAKEIMTCALSGIASQRIADTTGYESATIQSLLVKFEDRDHFPFSVVLIDEASMINSSLFARLVRKISNKAVLIVVGDDAQLPPIGAGNILSDVLELKLAPIVKLTKIYRQSEDQAITLIANDIRKGIVPEYRMQYEDFEFIDVSMANYYAVKNQLSQNELQDMREDNASQIVTQIVHKVVESIEKARYRLSNKQIKEYLNYFQVITPMKGGTLGSNNLNIVLQEYFNPNPKKCVKKGGSEFRLMDKVVHTKNENMTSWSTDGFKSGEESSQRRIFNGMSGLLFKIEEEDEQVFVFYPNEDVVVVYEYEELKSHLMLSYALTIHKVQGMEYDIVVIPMSFSHFIMHNTKLIYTAVTRAKHKCILIGESGAFESACKKFEVTRRDTVLLEL; from the coding sequence TTGAGTGATACACTCATCGGTCAAATAGACAAAATACTTTTTGAGGATGAGGGCTTTTTTATTGCTGTTTTAAAAAGCGGTGAAAAAGTCAGCGGCTCTTACTATGAGAGCGAAGTCAGTCATATAAAAGGGTCGGCTATAACCTTAAAAGGTTACTGGGAAGAGCATAAAAAATACGGAAAAACCTTCAAATTTGAATCTATCAAAGTAAATCAAAATCAACTTTTTTTCTTTTTAAACAAAATTGTTAAAGGTTTTACTAAACAGCTCTCCGCTGAACTCATTGAACATTTTGGAAATGAGAAGCTTATTGAAATCTTGGATAATGATATAGAAAAACTTTTGGAGTTCAACGGGATAAAAGAGAAGAGATTAAAGAAGATTCAAGAGTCTTGGAAAAAATTTCGCTCCATGAGAAAACTTGGCGAGTTTTTAAGCCCTTATGATGTATCTCAGGCTTTGCTTATAACAATCTCAACTGCTATGAAAGACGTAGATGAACCTTGCACTAAGATAAAAAACAATCCATATATTTTGACCTCAATAAACTCTATAGGGTTTAAGAGGGCAGATGAGTTGGCACTTAAAATGGGCGTTACTCCAGAAAATGATAACCGCATAAGTTCTGCTATGGATTATGTGCTTATGAATTACTGTGAGCAACAGGGAAATAGCTGCGTAGCAAAAGATATACTGTTTGCCGGACTTAATGAACTTCTTGGATTCAGCGATAAAAACCATCTGTATGAAGTGGCACTTATTGAGAGAGTTAGTGAGCAAAGTATTGTTATTATGAAAAATAGCAGAGTTTCTCCAGCTAGGCTTTATGACTCTGAAAAATATTTATATGACACTTTTAAAGAGCGGGCAAAAAAAGACAGTGGCGGTTTAGTCGGTAATTTGGATGAATTTTTAAAAGAGAGTGAATTACAGCTTGGAGAACAGCAAAAAGAGGCAGTTCAAAAGATTAATGAAGGTGCATCACTCCTTTTTTTAGTCGGGTATGCAGGAACAGGGAAGAGTACAACCTCAAAAACTATACTTGATTTGTTAAATACAAGATACGATGCAAAAGAGATAATGACATGTGCTTTAAGTGGCATAGCATCTCAGAGAATTGCAGATACCACAGGTTATGAGAGTGCAACAATTCAATCTCTTTTAGTAAAGTTTGAGGATAGGGACCATTTTCCATTTTCTGTTGTTCTTATAGATGAAGCTTCCATGATTAACTCGTCTCTTTTTGCAAGACTTGTGAGAAAGATAAGTAATAAAGCCGTGCTTATTGTTGTTGGAGATGATGCACAACTACCGCCAATAGGTGCAGGAAATATTTTAAGTGACGTTTTAGAATTAAAATTGGCACCGATAGTAAAGCTTACAAAAATCTACCGACAGAGCGAAGATCAAGCTATAACTTTAATAGCTAATGATATACGAAAAGGGATTGTGCCGGAGTATAGGATGCAGTATGAGGATTTTGAGTTTATTGATGTTAGTATGGCTAACTACTATGCTGTGAAAAATCAACTCTCACAAAATGAGTTACAAGATATGCGTGAGGATAACGCCTCTCAGATTGTTACTCAAATCGTGCATAAAGTTGTAGAGTCAATCGAGAAGGCAAGATATAGACTGAGCAACAAGCAGATAAAAGAGTATCTGAATTATTTTCAAGTTATAACCCCAATGAAGGGCGGAACTCTGGGCTCAAACAATCTTAACATAGTTTTGCAGGAGTACTTTAATCCAAACCCTAAAAAGTGTGTTAAAAAAGGGGGGAGTGAGTTTAGACTTATGGACAAAGTTGTCCACACAAAAAATGAGAACATGACTTCATGGAGCACAGATGGTTTTAAGAGCGGGGAAGAGTCGAGTCAAAGAAGAATATTTAACGGCATGAGCGGACTGCTTTTTAAGATAGAAGAAGAAGATGAGCAGGTGTTTGTTTTTTACCCAAATGAGGATGTTGTAGTTGTATATGAGTACGAAGAGTTAAAGTCCCACTTGATGCTCTCTTATGCTCTTACCATTCACAAAGTTCAAGGGATGGAGTACGACATTGTTGTTATCCCTATGAGTTTCTCTCACTTTATTATGCACAACACAAAGTTGATTTATACAGCGGTTACTAGAGCTAAGCATAAGTGTATTTTAATTGGTGAGAGTGGAGCTTTTGAGAGTGCCTGCAAGAAATTTGAAGTTACCAGAAGAGATACCGTTCTTTTGGAACTATAA
- a CDS encoding cation:proton antiporter, whose protein sequence is METLFYLGIIFVLGALTEWLSPKLHTPRVVGYLMLGLIIGPEVLALIPNEFVDNTHIITDLALSIIAVLVGATLKVSNLKGHGREVVYITVFQSLGAFIVVVVGFILMGNILNFPSQQILFIALLLGGIAAATAPATALALVYELRAKGNFTSTLLAVIAIDDAISLIVFTLALTAGVTLIESGVFEWTNLAQALSLILFSTILGIIAGLLNTIMEKIFTHHKGMETISTLGLIFIVYSLSEYLKLEPLLSSMVMGVVITNMSPDFDLVEEEIDNHLVEIIFMLFFIISAMHLKISAIFTLPIAIVLYVVLRVFGKIIGCYIGAIVSGSNRIVKKYMGMALLPQAGVAIGLALSIQKHEGLQSVAPIILNIVIATTLIHEIIGPFMTKYALQKSGDIEKKKNLIFNNV, encoded by the coding sequence ATGGAAACACTTTTTTACTTAGGGATAATTTTTGTCCTTGGAGCACTTACTGAATGGCTTAGCCCGAAACTACATACTCCTCGTGTAGTTGGTTACTTAATGCTTGGTCTTATTATAGGACCTGAGGTACTAGCTCTTATTCCTAATGAATTTGTTGATAATACTCATATTATTACCGATTTGGCACTCTCTATAATTGCTGTATTAGTTGGAGCTACTCTTAAAGTATCAAACCTTAAAGGGCATGGCAGGGAGGTTGTTTACATAACAGTGTTTCAGTCTTTGGGAGCTTTTATAGTTGTAGTGGTTGGGTTTATATTAATGGGAAATATTTTAAATTTTCCATCGCAACAGATACTATTTATTGCACTTTTATTAGGTGGTATTGCTGCTGCAACAGCTCCAGCAACAGCTCTTGCTCTTGTTTATGAACTACGAGCCAAAGGAAACTTTACTTCAACCCTATTAGCAGTAATAGCTATTGATGATGCAATATCTTTGATTGTTTTTACTTTGGCACTGACTGCAGGAGTAACACTTATAGAAAGTGGAGTGTTTGAGTGGACAAATCTTGCCCAGGCTCTATCGCTTATTTTATTTAGCACTATTCTTGGCATAATAGCTGGACTTCTAAATACTATTATGGAAAAGATTTTTACACATCACAAAGGGATGGAGACAATTTCTACTCTTGGGCTTATTTTTATAGTTTACAGTCTTAGTGAATATTTGAAGCTGGAGCCTCTTCTTAGTTCTATGGTTATGGGCGTAGTAATTACAAATATGTCACCAGATTTTGATTTAGTAGAAGAGGAGATAGATAACCATTTAGTAGAGATTATTTTTATGCTGTTTTTCATCATATCTGCTATGCACTTAAAGATAAGCGCAATTTTTACTCTTCCCATTGCGATAGTGTTGTATGTAGTTCTGAGAGTTTTTGGAAAAATTATTGGCTGTTATATAGGAGCAATAGTATCTGGTAGCAATAGGATTGTTAAAAAATATATGGGAATGGCTCTTCTCCCCCAAGCCGGCGTAGCCATAGGGCTTGCCTTGTCTATTCAAAAACATGAAGGACTTCAAAGTGTTGCCCCAATTATTTTAAATATAGTCATTGCCACAACATTAATACATGAGATAATAGGACCTTTTATGACTAAATATGCTTTACAAAAGAGTGGTGACATTGAAAAAAAGAAGAATTTAATATTTAATAATGTTTAA
- a CDS encoding GGDEF domain-containing protein — MESKQKVIVSLVIIFTLFFIAMIVSTVVNFRNYGIKTAEDKASITAEIVKIGLTAHMVNGITDQRDYFLKQIGDVEKISQLWIARSPSVVKQYGEGHNNEVPRDDIDKEVLETGNTKSITTETLSKSTMRVTIPFAASEFQTPSCMGCHEAKEGEVLGVVSMVMDITELRMGSIRTVLYNMGLTLIAVLFVFIVINRFIKPFVSIFYSIRDVMNGAKHGDYSIRVKGSKNEENSSLASLLNSLLEKLQHTFEELDKKVYVFIKNKNYVKEADPLKNINCTIDRLSDIYKFKQTIENDKELEDIYNRIAYVLKNHFNLNDFTIVEIDTMNKLKKIVHSEKECHCDVIENECRADRINASVDSTVFANSCELSKLEEGKEYICTPYTISNELQLVLTIVTSDEKQTEYVRSIMSDIEDYITTARPAIVGKKLMQTLNKIARVDQLTNMYNRKFLDEFADISVPQALRANTSYGVLMIDIDYFKMINDDYGHDVGDEAIRIVSGVIRKQIRKSDLAIRYGGEEFIALLYNCNEENIIKIAESIRVEFSKQKIPAAGKTFSKTLSVGCSRFPQDSDSIWKCIKFADISLYQAKEGGRNQVVAFKQEMLDNKEMGESY; from the coding sequence ATGGAATCAAAACAAAAAGTTATTGTATCACTAGTTATTATTTTTACTCTGTTTTTTATAGCTATGATAGTTAGCACAGTAGTAAATTTTAGAAACTACGGTATAAAAACAGCTGAAGACAAGGCTAGCATTACTGCAGAAATTGTAAAGATAGGTCTAACTGCACATATGGTTAATGGAATTACAGATCAGAGAGACTATTTTCTAAAACAGATAGGCGATGTAGAGAAGATTAGTCAACTTTGGATAGCAAGATCTCCTAGCGTTGTAAAACAGTACGGAGAAGGTCATAATAATGAAGTACCAAGGGATGATATAGATAAAGAGGTGCTTGAAACTGGAAATACAAAATCAATCACTACGGAAACACTAAGTAAAAGCACAATGCGTGTAACTATCCCTTTTGCTGCATCAGAATTTCAGACTCCAAGCTGTATGGGGTGTCATGAGGCAAAAGAGGGGGAAGTTTTAGGTGTTGTAAGTATGGTAATGGATATAACTGAACTTCGTATGGGTAGCATTAGAACCGTTCTTTATAATATGGGGCTTACATTGATTGCTGTCTTATTTGTTTTTATAGTAATAAATAGGTTTATCAAACCATTCGTCAGTATATTTTATTCTATAAGGGATGTTATGAATGGTGCAAAACATGGTGACTACTCTATCAGAGTTAAAGGTTCTAAGAATGAGGAGAACTCTTCATTGGCAAGCCTTTTAAACTCTCTTCTGGAAAAACTGCAACATACCTTTGAAGAGCTGGATAAGAAAGTATATGTATTTATAAAAAATAAGAACTATGTGAAAGAGGCTGACCCCCTTAAAAACATCAACTGTACAATAGATAGACTATCTGACATCTACAAGTTTAAACAGACTATAGAGAATGATAAAGAGCTAGAAGATATATATAACAGAATAGCATACGTTTTGAAAAATCATTTTAATCTAAATGACTTTACTATTGTTGAAATTGACACTATGAATAAGCTCAAAAAAATCGTTCACTCAGAAAAAGAGTGTCACTGTGATGTCATAGAAAACGAGTGTAGAGCAGACCGTATAAATGCAAGTGTAGACTCAACTGTTTTTGCAAACTCCTGTGAACTCTCTAAACTTGAAGAGGGAAAAGAGTATATCTGTACTCCGTATACAATATCAAATGAACTGCAACTTGTTCTAACAATTGTTACAAGTGATGAGAAGCAGACTGAATATGTAAGATCTATAATGAGTGATATAGAAGATTATATAACAACAGCACGGCCTGCAATAGTTGGAAAAAAATTGATGCAAACTCTTAACAAAATAGCAAGAGTTGATCAACTTACTAATATGTACAATCGAAAGTTTTTAGACGAATTTGCTGATATATCGGTTCCGCAGGCACTTCGCGCAAATACATCGTATGGTGTTTTAATGATTGATATTGATTACTTTAAAATGATAAATGACGACTATGGACACGATGTAGGTGATGAAGCTATTCGCATAGTCTCTGGTGTAATCAGAAAACAGATACGCAAATCTGACCTTGCGATTCGTTATGGTGGGGAGGAGTTTATAGCACTTCTATACAACTGTAATGAAGAGAATATTATAAAAATCGCAGAATCAATAAGAGTAGAATTTTCTAAACAAAAGATTCCTGCAGCTGGTAAAACATTTAGTAAAACATTAAGTGTAGGGTGTTCTCGTTTCCCGCAAGACAGTGACAGTATTTGGAAATGTATTAAATTTGCTGATATTTCATTGTACCAGGCAAAAGAGGGTGGAAGAAACCAAGTTGTGGCTTTCAAACAAGAGATGCTTGATAACAAAGAGATGGGTGAGAGTTACTAA
- a CDS encoding TIGR01777 family oxidoreductase — MSIGNKLKIVICGKSGLVGSKLETLFNSKHNEVIGIKVRQDTLIESISKQLEKCDILINLSGTTILARWSEEYKRNLYSSRIDTTKKLVDAMALCKDKPKLFLTASAVGIYNSTYSNNDDSQNFADDFLSNLCQDWEAEARKAEFHGVRSVQMRFGVIYAKEGGAMQKMLPPFKMGVGGNIGNGSQMVSWIHIDDLLRAIEFIIKTPEIRGSVNFTSPFPISNNEQTEILGKLLHRPTFFTVPSFILKLVFGEGSTVMLDSKEVYPTKLLENGFAFDYEKFEDALESIIN; from the coding sequence ATGTCAATAGGAAATAAACTAAAAATAGTGATTTGCGGCAAAAGCGGCTTAGTTGGCTCAAAATTAGAAACTCTGTTTAATTCAAAACACAATGAAGTGATTGGTATAAAAGTACGCCAAGATACACTGATAGAGAGTATATCTAAGCAGCTAGAGAAGTGTGACATATTAATTAACCTAAGTGGAACTACTATTTTAGCTCGTTGGAGTGAGGAGTATAAGAGAAATCTTTACAGCAGCCGCATAGATACAACTAAAAAGCTAGTCGATGCTATGGCGCTGTGTAAAGATAAACCGAAACTTTTTTTAACTGCATCTGCTGTAGGTATTTATAATTCCACTTACTCAAACAATGATGATTCTCAAAATTTTGCGGATGATTTTTTATCTAACTTATGTCAAGATTGGGAAGCAGAGGCCAGAAAAGCTGAATTTCATGGTGTCAGGTCAGTGCAGATGAGGTTTGGTGTTATATACGCAAAAGAGGGTGGTGCGATGCAAAAGATGTTGCCTCCATTTAAAATGGGAGTTGGCGGAAACATTGGTAACGGCTCACAAATGGTCTCATGGATACATATAGATGATTTACTTAGAGCTATTGAATTTATTATAAAAACTCCAGAAATCAGAGGCTCTGTAAACTTTACCTCACCATTTCCTATATCGAATAATGAACAGACAGAAATCTTAGGAAAACTGCTACATAGGCCTACTTTTTTCACAGTTCCATCTTTTATATTGAAACTTGTTTTTGGAGAGGGATCTACTGTTATGCTTGATTCAAAAGAGGTGTATCCAACAAAGTTACTTGAAAATGGTTTTGCTTTTGATTATGAAAAATTTGAAGATGCTTTAGAAAGTATAATCAATTAA
- the amrB gene encoding AmmeMemoRadiSam system protein B encodes MKREMSVSGTFYPAREVELERYFEHFTNVYDESFIIPDVKSRAVIVPHAGYIYSGYTANIAYRVLEKQGVKNFVVIGPSHRMGFEGVSLCDYESYVTPFGDIKAAGTLAKKLQDNFSISCFTQAHAEHSTEVQFPFIKHYMQDVHVVELVYSNARAQDISEIIDFVLKQEDCGVIISTDLSHFYNLEDANRLDNICLEAVKSLDLNMLHRGCEACGMIGVEAMMLSAKKLGLSSHLLDYKTSADASDDTERVVGYMSACFS; translated from the coding sequence ATGAAAAGAGAAATGAGTGTGTCAGGGACATTTTATCCGGCCAGAGAGGTTGAACTAGAGAGGTATTTTGAACATTTTACCAATGTGTATGATGAGAGTTTTATAATTCCAGATGTAAAAAGCAGGGCGGTTATAGTGCCACATGCTGGGTATATATATTCTGGATATACAGCCAATATAGCTTACAGAGTTTTAGAAAAACAAGGTGTTAAAAATTTTGTCGTTATTGGACCTTCTCACAGGATGGGTTTTGAAGGAGTCAGTCTTTGCGATTATGAAAGCTATGTAACTCCATTTGGAGATATAAAAGCAGCAGGTACCTTAGCTAAAAAACTTCAAGACAACTTTTCGATTTCATGCTTTACTCAAGCACACGCGGAACACTCCACTGAGGTGCAGTTTCCTTTTATCAAACACTACATGCAAGATGTACATGTAGTAGAATTAGTATATAGCAATGCTAGAGCGCAAGATATTTCAGAGATTATAGATTTTGTTTTAAAGCAAGAAGATTGCGGAGTTATTATTAGCACAGATTTAAGTCATTTTTATAATCTTGAAGATGCAAACAGACTTGATAATATCTGCTTAGAAGCAGTAAAAAGCCTTGATTTAAATATGCTTCATAGAGGGTGTGAAGCATGTGGAATGATTGGCGTTGAAGCTATGATGCTAAGTGCAAAAAAGCTAGGATTATCTTCTCATCTGCTTGACTATAAAACTAGTGCTGATGCAAGCGACGATACAGAGAGGGTGGTAGGATATATGAGTGCATGCTTCTCATGA
- a CDS encoding cupin domain-containing protein, which produces MNKSNIFEKIPKQLKEEFFEDLISKDGLKIERIVSYGHTTAESEWYDQDSYEWVILLKGEAIVSFFNEDDVRLKAGDYLNIPAHKKHRVSWTKPNQESVWLAVHY; this is translated from the coding sequence ATGAATAAATCAAATATATTTGAAAAAATTCCAAAGCAACTTAAAGAGGAGTTTTTTGAGGATCTAATCTCAAAGGATGGCTTAAAAATTGAGCGTATAGTTTCATATGGACATACTACAGCAGAGTCTGAGTGGTATGACCAAGATAGTTACGAGTGGGTTATTTTACTTAAAGGGGAAGCTATCGTCTCCTTTTTTAATGAAGATGATGTTAGGTTAAAAGCTGGTGATTATCTTAATATTCCTGCACATAAAAAACATAGAGTATCTTGGACAAAGCCAAACCAAGAGAGTGTCTGGTTGGCAGTTCATTATTAG
- the glyQ gene encoding glycine--tRNA ligase subunit alpha, with translation MITFSEMLLKLQEFWMKQGCNIVQPYDISAGAGTFHPATFLRSLDSTPWSVAYVAPSRRPTDGRYGENPNRLGSYYQFQALIKPSPDNIQELYLKSLEYLGLDVSQHDIRFVEDNWESPTLGAWGLGWEVWLNGMEVTQFTYFQQVGGIECSPVAVEITYGTERLAMYLQGVDTIFDIVWNENKHGKTYYRDVHKESEIEFSKYNFEVADVEMLFADFNAKSKECLRTIEAGLPLPAYDLCMAAANTFNVLDARKAISQTERQNYILKIRELSKGCAELYKSQEAERIERVKA, from the coding sequence ATGATAACTTTTAGCGAAATGCTACTAAAACTACAAGAATTTTGGATGAAACAGGGTTGCAATATTGTTCAACCTTATGATATTTCAGCAGGAGCTGGAACTTTTCATCCAGCAACATTTCTTCGTTCACTAGATTCAACCCCTTGGTCAGTTGCATATGTCGCTCCATCTCGCCGACCGACAGATGGTAGATATGGAGAAAATCCTAATAGATTGGGTTCTTACTATCAGTTTCAGGCACTTATAAAACCTTCTCCAGATAATATACAAGAGCTTTACCTTAAATCTTTAGAGTACCTAGGGCTTGATGTTTCACAGCACGATATCCGTTTTGTAGAAGACAACTGGGAATCTCCAACACTAGGTGCATGGGGTCTTGGTTGGGAAGTTTGGCTAAACGGCATGGAAGTTACTCAGTTTACTTATTTTCAGCAAGTTGGAGGGATAGAGTGTAGCCCTGTGGCTGTTGAGATTACTTACGGAACTGAGAGACTTGCTATGTACCTTCAAGGTGTTGATACAATTTTTGACATCGTTTGGAATGAAAATAAGCACGGAAAAACTTACTATAGAGATGTTCATAAAGAGAGTGAAATAGAGTTCTCAAAGTACAACTTTGAAGTTGCAGATGTTGAGATGTTGTTTGCTGATTTTAATGCAAAAAGTAAAGAGTGTTTGCGCACTATTGAAGCTGGACTTCCTCTTCCTGCTTACGATTTATGTATGGCAGCAGCAAATACATTTAATGTTTTGGATGCAAGAAAAGCTATCTCACAAACAGAGAGACAAAACTACATTTTAAAAATCCGTGAACTTTCAAAAGGGTGCGCAGAACTTTACAAATCACAAGAAGCTGAGAGAATTGAGAGAGTTAAGGCTTAG